Proteins from a genomic interval of Stenotrophomonas sp. 24(2023):
- a CDS encoding HAD family hydrolase, whose translation MKFPVLAITLDLDDTLWPFAPIGARIDQVLHDWMREHSPATAAMYPVPAMRELRERSFRDNPHLHFDLSALRRLTLREALENSGADLALLEPAYEVFYAARNQVECYPDALDALARIAARVPVAALSNGNADLQRIGLAHHFTFQLGAREHGAAKPEASIFHAACQRLGVAPAQVLHVGDHIEMDVAGAIAAGLRGCWINRDAATWNHPTLQPDLQFDTLTGLADWLDANATEPGAPDA comes from the coding sequence GTGAAATTTCCTGTCCTAGCCATCACCCTCGACCTCGACGACACGCTGTGGCCGTTCGCCCCGATCGGCGCCCGCATCGACCAGGTCCTGCACGACTGGATGCGCGAACACAGCCCGGCCACCGCGGCGATGTACCCGGTACCGGCCATGCGCGAACTGCGCGAGCGCTCCTTCCGCGACAACCCGCACCTGCACTTCGACCTGAGCGCGCTGCGCCGGCTGACCCTGCGTGAAGCGCTGGAGAACAGTGGCGCCGACCTGGCGCTGCTGGAACCGGCCTACGAGGTGTTCTACGCCGCGCGCAACCAGGTCGAATGCTATCCGGATGCCCTGGATGCCCTGGCCCGCATCGCCGCGCGCGTGCCGGTGGCGGCGCTGAGCAACGGCAACGCCGACCTGCAGCGCATCGGCCTGGCCCATCACTTCACCTTCCAGCTGGGCGCGCGCGAACACGGCGCCGCCAAGCCGGAGGCCAGCATCTTCCATGCCGCCTGCCAGCGGCTGGGCGTGGCGCCGGCCCAGGTGCTGCACGTGGGCGACCACATCGAGATGGACGTGGCCGGGGCGATCGCCGCGGGCCTGCGGGGCTGCTGGATCAACCGCGACGCGGCCACCTGGAACCACCCCACCCTGCAACCGGACCTGCAGTTCGACACCCTCACCGGCCTGGCCGACTGGCTCGATGCCAACGCCACCGAACCCGGAGCACCTGACGCATGA
- a CDS encoding AI-2E family transporter encodes MSEPLPSPSMAEPPAAPLPPPSRPRGPMSLVVLATLAVAYTLWAAQDIILPVLLAMFFALVGNPILRLLQRLWIPRALGALLVLGAGLGVTGSLAVQLVGPAMDWAQEAPQQLRKVARQVQDLTRPVLQANQAAENFARVAGGEGSRRVQIVRTQLDDPYRMLTRAPRHAASVLAVVLLTLFFMIYGQNLQRAAIALFPSRQQQRFTSDILRSIEREVSRYVLTITVINALVGLLFAGVLMLLGIGLQEALLWGTVAALLNFAPYVGPLIGVALMLLMGFVEFPTPLQALLPAACYLALHTLEGQVVTPIVLGRRMKLSPLVLILALMLFGWAWGMVGLLLAVPLLVCIKLVLARLEGMQGWARLLE; translated from the coding sequence ATGAGCGAGCCCCTTCCGTCCCCGTCGATGGCCGAACCGCCGGCAGCGCCGCTGCCCCCCCCCTCGCGCCCACGCGGGCCGATGTCGCTGGTGGTGCTGGCCACGCTGGCGGTGGCCTACACGCTGTGGGCCGCGCAGGACATCATCCTGCCGGTGCTGCTGGCGATGTTCTTCGCGCTGGTCGGCAACCCCATCCTGCGCCTGCTGCAACGGCTGTGGATTCCACGTGCGCTGGGTGCGCTGCTGGTCCTGGGCGCGGGCCTGGGCGTGACCGGCTCGCTGGCGGTACAGCTGGTCGGTCCGGCCATGGACTGGGCGCAGGAAGCCCCGCAACAGCTGCGCAAGGTCGCCCGCCAGGTGCAGGACCTGACCCGCCCGGTGCTGCAGGCCAACCAGGCCGCCGAGAATTTCGCCCGCGTGGCTGGTGGCGAAGGCAGCCGCCGCGTACAGATCGTGCGCACCCAGCTGGATGATCCCTACCGCATGCTCACCCGCGCGCCGCGGCATGCGGCCTCGGTGCTGGCGGTGGTGCTGCTGACGCTGTTCTTCATGATCTATGGACAGAACCTGCAGCGCGCGGCCATTGCCCTGTTCCCCAGCCGCCAGCAGCAACGCTTCACCAGCGACATCCTGCGGTCGATCGAACGAGAAGTGTCGCGCTACGTGCTGACCATCACCGTCATCAACGCCCTGGTGGGCCTGCTGTTTGCCGGGGTGTTGATGCTGCTGGGCATCGGCCTGCAGGAGGCGCTGCTGTGGGGCACGGTGGCGGCGCTGCTCAATTTCGCCCCTTATGTGGGCCCGCTGATCGGCGTGGCGCTGATGCTGCTGATGGGGTTCGTGGAATTTCCCACCCCGCTGCAGGCGCTGCTGCCGGCGGCCTGCTACCTGGCGCTGCACACGCTGGAGGGCCAGGTGGTCACCCCGATCGTGCTCGGCCGGCGCATGAAGCTGTCCCCGCTGGTGCTGATCCTGGCGCTGATGCTGTTCGGCTGGGCATGGGGCATGGTCGGCCTGCTGCTGGCCGTACCACTGCTGGTGTGCATCAAGCTGGTGCTGGCACGCCTGGAAGGCATGCAGGGCTGGGCGCGGCTGCTGGAATGA
- a CDS encoding protein sip-5, translating into MKFGALQRRVKRCEQVMAVRLGETQDSWDMLSQAWRRGWSPLRIVVVGLASGFVVGKLEVPGKVNGARWLQMVGSVSNLFASAQAAFATAMAAQAAAEADDAGEAADDAEQAAAQAATATTAPAAAPRPTPAPAAAPAVDPVGPRPAEAATELSER; encoded by the coding sequence ATGAAGTTCGGCGCGCTGCAGCGGCGGGTGAAACGCTGCGAACAGGTGATGGCCGTGCGCCTGGGTGAAACCCAGGACAGCTGGGACATGCTGAGCCAGGCGTGGCGGCGTGGCTGGTCACCGCTGCGCATCGTGGTGGTCGGCCTGGCCAGCGGCTTTGTCGTCGGCAAGCTGGAAGTGCCGGGCAAGGTCAACGGAGCGCGCTGGCTGCAGATGGTGGGCTCGGTATCCAACCTGTTCGCCAGTGCGCAGGCGGCCTTCGCCACGGCGATGGCGGCCCAGGCGGCGGCCGAGGCCGATGACGCCGGTGAAGCGGCCGACGATGCCGAGCAGGCGGCCGCGCAGGCCGCCACGGCCACCACCGCGCCGGCAGCGGCACCCCGGCCCACGCCGGCACCGGCGGCCGCTCCCGCCGTGGACCCGGTCGGCCCGCGCCCGGCCGAAGCGGCCACCGAACTGTCCGAACGTTGA